Below is a genomic region from Magnetococcales bacterium.
CGGATGGCCAAGCGGTGAAGCAACCGGATGGCCAAGCGGTGAAGCAACCGGATGGACAGGGCCGCAAGCCACACGGGGATCAGACCAACAAACGCCCTGACGGACAACCGGGCAAGCCAGACGGCCAGCCCAACAAGTCGCCTGACGGGCAGCCCAATCCGTCCCAACCCGGCGGAGTGTCGCTCAACAAGTCGCCTGACGGGCAGCCCAACAAACATCAGGACAGACGCGACAATCCCTCTCACTCTGGAGGGGTGTCGCTCAACAAGTCGCCTGAGGGGCAAACCAACAACCCGCTGCAACAAGATCCGTTGCGTGGGCAACAACCGGCAAGATCCCAGGATGCGCAGCAAGGCAGGCAGAACAGCGAAGCCTTGTTACCGGGTCAGAATCAGACTCGGGACCGTGTTCAGGGGGAATTCCGTCAGAATCAATCGGGTGGACCGGTTCCGTCCTCCACCGAGTCTGTCCATCCATCGCAAGGACGGTCTTCTTCCGGGGGGACCGGTCAACGGGTGCGCGAGGCGGCCAGACCACCGGTGCAGGTAAGCCCGGCGACTTCCATTGTGCGTCAGCCGGACAAATCCGCCTTGACCATTCAGCATCGTAATCCCACCGACGGCACCGAAACCCGAGTGATTTCCCGGGTCCAGTCGAACGGACGTCAGAAAGTCACGGCCTATCAGAACCTGAAGGATCCGGAAACCAAAACCCGTACCCGGATTTATAACGATGGTCGCCGGATTGTCTTCGGCAAGAATTTTGTCACCCGTTCCACGCCAGGACGTCCCACGATGACCACCTTCAGCAACGGTCTGCGTGAGGCGATGCTTCCGGATCGTCGGCGTTATTTCAAGGATGAGTTCTCCTCCTTCCATGATCACGGCCACGAACGTAAAGTGATCCATCGGACGGTCTACGTCGATTACAGTGCAGGGCGGGTGGTTGAATTGCCCAAACCGATCGTTCGGGTCTATGAGGAGGTTCCGGTCCAGAATGTCGTGGTCTACGCCTACAAACCGGCACCCTTCAAGCCCACCTATTACACCATGTTTTCGGAGCCATTCATCATACCGTTGGAAATTGGCCCCTCTTGTCTGATCTGTCCGCCACCGATGCTCACCTATATTGAGCCTGTACACTCCTACGCAACGCCGATGGATCTGTTGGTGGATATGCTGCTGGCCGGTGCCGTGAATGACAGCTATAACAACATGCCAATGGCACCATCCGCCACGGATTCCCAGGTGAACGCGCTGTCTGCCACGGTGGCCTCTTTGCAACAGGAACTGACCACCGCCACATCGACGAACGAAACGTTGCGTGAGGAATTGGCTGATCAACAGAACCAATTGACAGCGTTTCAGTCACAAATCGAGGCCAAACCGGTCGATGAGAAAAGCCCCATGCCGATTCCCGAACCGGTGCGCAAACAGTTTCGCAATCAGGTTGAACAGGATCTGATCGCGCATCAGAACAGTCAGCCCCTCGCTTTGACGGATCTTCTGAAAACCGCCGACGCGCAGAATTATATCTTTCAGGTCGCGGAGAACATGGATGCCACGGATGTCGTTTCCGGGGAGGAGTGCATGCTCACGACCGGGGATCTGATCAGCATCGATCAACTTCCGGAGCAAAAAGATGCCTCGGCGCGCATGAGGGTGGTGACCAGCAATGCGGAGAGTTGTCGTGTCAACAATGTGGTGACCATCAGTCTGTGGAATTTACAAGAAATGCTGAACGCGTATCGGCAAAGACTGGAAGACAACATGCAAAAAGTGCATCAAGAAACGAGTGGTCAGCGCAAAGACGGCTAGGCGGACCTTTTGTTGGCAACCGTATTCCGGGCCACCTGGGCGCAGCGTCCCAGATGGCCCGGAAACGCGCCATTCATTTAAGGTTTGGCCAAGGCGATGCGACAGCCGGAACAAGGACCCTTTGGGATCTTGCCAGCCTTATTTTTTTGCCATCCCTCCTTATCGGTCCATGATGCGGCAGAGGTGTCTGCCCTCAGAAATAATCCCTCCATGTCCCGGACCATGGCTGTTCAGGATTCTCAAGGATGGAACAAGGAGCCGTTCATGGATTTTTCCACACCTCTTGTATCGGCCACTTTTTTAAGGCGCTACCATCGTTTTTTGGCGGATTTCCAGGCGCAAGACGGTACCATCATGACCGCCCACTGTGCGAACACCGGTTCCATGATGGGTCTGCTTCATCCCGGCGCATCCGCCATGCTTTCCCGTGCGGACCATTCAAAGCGCAAACTGGCCTATACCTGGGAACTGGTACATGAACACAACTCCTGGGTCGGGATTCACACCGGACGCACCAATGCCATTGTCCGTGAGGCGTTGGAACGACAGGGATTGCCGTCCCTGTTGGCTTACCAGACCATCCAATCCGAAGTCGCGGTCGCGGACAAGAGTCGTTTGGATTTTCGTTTGGATGGGGATCGGCTTCCGCCGTGTTTTTTGGAGGTGAAAAGCGTCACCCTGCGGCAGGGCAATCTGGCTGTGTTTCCGGATGCGGTGACAGAGCGGGGGCGTCGGCATCTGGAGGTCTTGGCCCAGTTGAAGCGGAATGGCGCCCGGAGCGTGTTGTTGTTTGTGGTGCAGCGGGAGGATTGCCATGGTTTCCGGCCCGCGGGGGCCATTGATCCGGCCTATGCGGCCACGTTGCGTGACGTGGTTCAAGCCGGGGTGGAAATTTTAGTGCAAGGATGCAGGGTCGGTCCGGGTGGCATCACCTTGCATCACCCCATCCCGTGGGATTTGGCCTGATGGTCTCGCATCCGATGGTCAATCTTTAGCCTTGGTGAGGCATGCGCGCTTCGATTGTGGAAGACCCCTGCCCATATGGTCACACGCTTTGCCGGTGCGTGAGTGCCGGCAAAGCGTGTGTGTGTGAATAACGGGGGTGAATCAGTGATTGTCCGTCGAGTGTCCGGCTGCGCCGTCCGTGATTTTTCCGGTCCAGGCCAAAGCCAGGGTCGAAACCAGGAAAATCATGTGGATGATGCACTGCCACAGGGCCACTTGTTGCGGGACATGTTCAATGTTGATGAAAGTCTTCAGCAGATGGATGGATGAAATGCCGATCAGCGCCATCGCCAGTTTGACTTTCATGATATTGGGATTGGAGTGGCTGAGCCATTCAGGGCAGTCCGGATGCTCGTGTACCCGCAACCGGGAAACGAATGTTTCATAACCGGCGACGATGATCATGACCAGCAGATTGGAGATCATGACCACATCGATCAAACCCAGAATGAGAATGACGGCGTCATTTTCGCTCATGTTGGGCTTGTGAAAGATTTCAACGAGTTCTACGAAGAACCGATAGACGTAGTAGCCCTGGGCGACGATCAGGCCAAGATAGAGTGGTGCTTGCAGCCAACGACTGAGGAAGATGAAGTCAGCCAGAGGTTGTGTGGGGTATTTCTTGTTTTGTGCCGCGCACGTTGAATGGTTTTGTTCATGAGTGGTGGTCATGGAAATGATTGCTCCAGGATTGGGTTGTGGAAACAGTTTCTGAATGATGTGATGGGCAATCCCGCGGCTTTGGCCGGGAAGTGTTTGTGTGCGTTATACCTTACAATATCAATGGCCAGGAATCACGGCGCCGGAGATGGTGACACAAGCCGGCATGGAGATCAACTCCGGATCATGTTTTTCTGTTTTTGTGAGTCCCGGTTTGCCAATGCTCTCATGAATGAAAAAGAACGGGTGAGATATTGGATCCGCTTCCGAATGCATGCATCAGGCCATGTTGCGTTTTGAAGCGGCTCGCTTCGAAACGGAATCGGGAATGGTGGCATGGTTTGGGATGGATGGTTGATCGAGGTGTGTTACTACAAGAGACCATGCGCCTTCATTTTGGCCACCAGTTCGGATTGTTTGACCGGTTTTTTGATCAGATCGGTATTGCGGTCGAATTCGGTGGTTTTCAGCACATCCTCGGGTGATCCGACGGCGGTGACGATGATGACCACCGCCTGATCCCGGGGAGGAACAGAATATTGGCGTTCGATGGCGCGGATTTTGCGCAGGGCGTTCTGGCCGTTCATCCGGGGCATCATGAGATCCAACAGCACCAGATCATACGGATTTCCCGTGGTGAATTCCGCCTCGAACTGATCGACGGCATCCACGCCATTGCTGGCGATGTCGCAATGTCCATAGCGCGCCAGGTATTCCAACAGCATTTTGCGGTTGATCGGATTGTCATCGACGATCAGAATATTCATGTTTGCGCTCCTGTGATCGGAATGGCCAACAGAGTTTGCCGATGGACCCCTTCCAGAGTGGTCAGGAGTTGGGAAGCGTCTTCCCAGTGTTCACTCAGCAAGGCGGTGCCAAGACGGGTCACCAGCATCTTGAAATAAACCGCTCCCGCTTCTGAAGCCAGATTCTTGAGTGGTTCGATGGTCTGTCGCGCCTGTTGTGGTTCTGGTCCTGCCAAAGTCTGACGCAATGTGGAAAGAATGCCCGGAGTTTCCGCCAGAAAGGCCAGTCGTCCCATGGCGGCTTGTTGTGGATCCAGGGAGCCATCCAGCAGCGGAGGGATTCTCCCGGTGGCTGGCCGTTTCACGGGAGGCTTCAGACGTTTGCCGAATCGTCCCGCCAGGGTCAGCAGTTCGTTGGCCCGGTAGGGTTTCCCCAGAAAATCATCCATGCCGCATTGCAGACATTTTTCTTTTTCCCCGCTCATCACGCTGGCCGTGACTGCGACGATGGGAATTCGTGTTGTTTCCTGTCTGGCCTGTTCGACGGCGCGAATGCGTCGTGTCGCTTCGTAGCCATCCATGTCCGGCATGTGCAAATCCATCAGGATCAGGTCGAAAATGTGTTGCTCCCAGGCTGAGAGCGCCTCCTTGCCGTTGCCGACAGCCGTTACGGCATGGCCCACCCGTTGCAGTATATCGATGGCCACCTGTTGATTGATCGGTTTGTCATCCACCAGCAGAATGTGCAGCGGCTCGCCCCCAACCGGCTGGAGCGCGATGGCTTCGTCCGTCTGGGGGTCGGAACGGCGTCCCAGCAGCCTTTCCACCGCCTTGAGCAACTCCAGTCGTCGCACTGGTTTGTGGATCACCGCCATCCCCGGCGGTCGATTGCCCATCGGCAAATCCTCCACCCGCATGGTGGTGGGCAGAAGGGCCAGTATCAATCCTTTCCAGTCTGGACACCCCGTCAGCAACAGGCGGTGGTCCAGCAGCAGCAGATCCAAGGGGTGCCCCAACGCCGACGACACGGCTTCGGCACTCGTCGCCTCGGTGACGACCGCGCCAAGGCCGACCAGCATTTCGCCCACGATCAATCGACTGGTATCATGTCCCGAGCCAAGCAGCACCCGCACTCCCGCCAGGGGGGATTCCGGTTGTGACGACGGGGGGTTGCCTGAGCGCGCATGGCCGAAATGGCCCGTGAAGTGAAACCGACTCCCTTGACCTTCCCGGCTTTCCACCCAGATGCGTCCCCCGATCCATTCCACCAGATGTTTGCTGATGGCCAAACCCAGACCCGTGCCGCCGTATTGCCGGGTGGTGGAGCCATCCGCCTGGGTGAAGCGTCCGAAAATCATTTCCAGCCGGTCCGGGGGAATGCCGATGCCGGTATCGGTGACGCAACAATGCAAGCTCACGTCATCCGGGTTGTCATCCGGACCGGGCACCGTATCGACACGCAGCACGATTTCTCCGAATTCGGTGAACTTGATGGCATTGTTGAACAGGTTCAACAGGATCTGATGCAGCCGGTGCGGATCCCCCAGCAGCATCTCCGGCACTCCGGGGGCAATATGCGACCACAGTTCGATTCCCTTCTGCTGCGCCTTGATCGCCAGGATTTCCGTGGTGTTCTCGATGCGTTCCCGCAGGTTGAAAGGAATGCGTTCCAGGGTGATCTGCCCGGCTTCGATTTTGGAAATGTCGAGAATGTTGTTGATGAGCGCCAGCAGATCGTCGGCGGAACTCTGGACGATTTTGATCCGCGTTTGTTGTTCCGGGGGCAGGGGGGTTGCCAGTACCAGGTCGGTCATGCCGATGATGGCGTTCATGGGGGTACGGATTTCATGGCTCATATTGGCCAGGAAGGTACTTTTGAACTGACTGGCATTCTTGGCCTGTTGGGCGGCTTCGGAAATGGTTTCAATCTGTTCGATGATGTCGATGTTTTGGAAAATACGGCAGATCAACTCTTCGGGCTGGAACGGCTTGTTGATAAAGTCGCTGGCGCCGTGCTTGAGGAATTTGGAAGAAAGCAGCGGATCCCCCTGGGCGGACAGGCCAATGATGGCCACTTTGTCCCGGGAGTGCATGGAACGGATTTTTTTCGTCAGCTCGAAGCCGTCCATGCCCGGCATGTTGTAATCGGTCAAGACCAGCTGGATGGTGGGTTCCCGTTGCAAAATGGTCAGGGCCTCGCTGCCGTTGCTCGCCTCCAGGGTGACGAATCGATAACGCTGCAAGTAGGCCAGCAACAACATGCGGGAACTGCGGGAGTCATCCACCACCAGCGCCTTGACCGAACCGTTGCGATAGAATCGTTCGATGAAATAGATCACCGAGTGAATCGTGCCGATGTTGGTCTTGACGAAGAAATCCAGAACCCGTTTGCTGTGGAGCTGTTTTTGCAACTGTTCGCTGAAGGTGGAGGTCAGGATGATGACCGGGACATTCCTGGCCATGACCGCATCGACGATCTCCCCGTTGGGGGCATCCAGGAGATTTAAATCCAGAATGCCCAGCAGGAATGGTTTCTCTTCTTTTTTGATGGCCTTGATGGCAGAGCGTTGATCCGCGGCCAACACCACTTCGAGCATGGGCAGTCGGGCCTCGATCTCTTTTTTCAAGAGAGCGGCAAAGGCTTTGGAATCTTCGACAACCAGAACTTTTTCCATGGGATTGGCCAATGGGCGCCTTTTTTCCGGATCGAATTGTGGGGCATCGTTGCAGTCGGATGTTCCTGGCGACTGGCGGCACCCTGCGTGACATGGGAGACCATGTTACGCCAGGGTGCGCTTGACAAGCCAGTCCATAATCCAAAATGGCGCACGGGGGAATCAAGCAGAATAAGAAAATTACGCAGGGTCTTGTCGAGCCTGGAAAGTGCCGAACGTTACGGCTTGTGGATCACCCAGGCCTCGCGTACCCGGCCATCACGGATCAGGAAGGCCCATCGGGGACCATAGTTCCAGACCTCGCCATCCGCCAGCGGTCGGATATGGGCCGGGGGGCCCATTTTTTTCTTGAGTGTCTGGGTGGTCCCCAGGATGCCGCCTTTCAGCACCACCATGGTGACATAACCATCCCGGTCCAGCACCTCCACCTCTTCCCCCCGTCGATAGGCGATCCCCTGTTTTTTCTCCTGAAGCCAACCCAGAGGGCTGACCTGCCAACCGGCGAACAGTGTGTTGCGGTTGGTGGTGTCGAGGTCTGTGCCGGGTTGCACGGGTAATGGCCAGGGGAAACGTTTTTCCTGGGAGGCCCGCAGCGTCGCGCAGGAGATCTTGGCCAATGCGCAAGCCGTTCGGGCGTGGCGTTCCGGGAGCGGTGTCGGACGGGACGCGAGTCGACGCCACTGGGAGCGTGTCGGCTTGCCCATTTTCTTGGACAGGATGGCATGGTTGAAAAGGAGCGAAGCCGGGGCGTCGGTTTGACTGGCCAGGCGTGTCAGTGGGGGCAGGGCGGCCTCTCCCAGACCATTGGCCTGACTGTCCAGAAAGAGCACCAGGGCGTGCCAACCCATCACATCCCGATTGTGCGGTGCCATGTCCAGTGCATCCTTCAGGGCGCTGCGCGCTTTCAGCAGATCCCCCCGATAAAAATGGGCGGTTGCCAGATTCAAGCGGGCGGGCAGATAGGCCGCATCCGCCGCCGCGGCCTGTTCCAGATAATCCACGGCCAGTTCCAGTTCATGTCCGGTTTTGTCCGGCAGGCCCAGGGGGATGGTCGGGGTACCCTCTTGGGGAGGGACCGGGTGGCCGGCGATTAAGGGTTCCGCACGGCTGGAGGGGTCAAAGAGCAGAGGCATCCAATACGCGCCCGGTGGAACCGAGGGTTGCAACGCCTGCTGCGCCCGTTGCAGGTGGCAGGCCCCCAGATTGTTGTAGACCTCCCGGGCCGGAAAGATTTGCAGAAATTGGCGAAACAGCAGAATGGCCGGCTCGCATTGACCCACAGAAGCCAGGCGCAGGCCAAACCGGAAAAAGGCGATGGCCTTGGTCAATCGTTTCAGTCGTTCCCGCAAGAACGCTTCCCGTTCCTCCGGAGGCGGATGGAGTCCATGAAGAAGGGCACGGTCGCTCCCGGCCTGACTGGACCAAAGAGCGAAAAAGTTGTCCTGTGGTTTGCCAGACTGGCCGAACAGGGTTTGCACCGGATAACCCGCGATGCCGGCATACAGGAAACCAAAATCATCCGCTTCGGTCTCCTTGCTCCAGCCCGTCGCTTGACGTTGACGCAGGTCCGCGGAAGTCGTGTCGGAGATCGGACGGTTTCGGGACGCTCCGGATTGACTCTCCTTGGCGATGGCCTGATAGACCTCTTTGTCCCAGAAATCGTTTTTGGCCAAATGGGCCAATTCGTGGCCCAGGACAAAGGCGATACGGGTATCCCCTTGCGCCTGGGAGACATTCCGATAGCACAGGTCGACCGCCCCCATGGAGAGGAGAATTTGACCATCCGGCAGGGCGATGGCCCAGGGCACCTCCGTTTTGTTCAGGATATGCAGTTGCGGCCTCCGATTGCCACGCCGGTCCGCCACATCCTGCACCCGCTCAAAGATGGTCTGGATCCGGGCCACCTGAGGATCCGCGCCGGGATCGACAAATCCGTATTTTTTTTCCAGGAGTGCTGAAAGATCATTGATTTGTGATAATTCGGCCCGGGCTGGCCATGCCATCAGCACCAGGGTCGCGGCCAAGGTCAGCATCGTCCAGAAGGCCGTCCGTATCTTGCCACGGATCACAGCATCAGGCCTTCGGTGATGGTGGTGCAAGACTCCTGGATCTGACGGCACAGTCGGGTGGCCGGTTCTGCGGATGGGGGGGTGTTCAGCAGTTGATGAATGATCGCCACCTCGCGGCGGGGAATGCGCGCTTCGGCCTCGCCGGCGGTCTCCCGTTTGGCCAGCAGCGCGCCGAGGGCCTGGGCGAGTGGCGCCTGTTGACGCATGTGATCGATGGGAGGCGGTGGGCTTGTCTGGCACAGGGTCTGGAGCAATAGGGTCCAGCGGCCCAGATGGTGATAGACCATCCATTTTGGGTCCAGGGTCGGTGGCTGGACCGTGCGTTGATGCATCAGATCCCAACCCGCCTGGGATCCGGCCACAAAGGCTTTGCGGATCGGCGCCGGGTCATCCGCATCCGCAAAACCGAGGGCCATGGTTTTCTCCTGGCCCGACAGCGGCAGGGTTGCGTTCGGGTTTTGTGGCATCCCCTGGAGCAGAGCGGTTTGATAGGCCCTGGAGAGCAGGTCGGGCAGGTCGGGGGCGAACGGATCCCAGGAGATCCAAACCAGCATCAGCCCTGCCGCCAGGGCCAGGGCACCTAACGCGGGCCGCTGGAACCCCCGGCGGAACAGGATCAGCTTGCCGATCGATTGGGGCGGTTGCAGGGCCGCGGTCCCCAGCCAGGCCCGATAACAGTCGGAACACTGGTCGAGATGTTCCAGCAACCCGGTTCTCTGACCGGCGGGCAACCGTCCCTCCACCAAGGCGGCCAGACTGGCGGCGGCAGGACAGTTTTCAGGCTTTTCCTGCGATCTTCCCGCCGCCAGGGTGAGCAGCACTTCCAGGTGTTGTGCGGGTTCTGGCTTCAGCGGTTTCCGGATTGGCAAAACGTTCATCGTCCCACCATGAGCGCTCCAGGTTGGATACGGAAAGGTTGACCCCGATGCCGGCTTTTGTGGCGAGGGTCCATCTGTTCATACAGACGGCAACGGCGGACCATTTGTATCGCCTCTCCTTTCAGAAATCGTGTTCCGGGGTGAGCAGGCCATGCACCATTTCCGCCAATCCGGCCTGTTCCAAAGCCTTGCGGATGCGGGCCAGAAGACGGCGCTGCCTGCCATAGACCTGATTGCCATTCAAGCCGAGCAGACGGGCTGCGGCGTCCACCTCCAGACAATCCTGGTACAGCAGTTTGAGCAGCAGGCGTTCCTCGCTGTCGAGTTTGAGCATGGCGTTGAGCTTTTCCAGGACAATCCGTCCTGACTGGCCTTCCGAGGCGGGAATGGCGGCATCGCTGGTGAGAAAACGGTGGACAGCCAGCAGGATCTCTTCGCGTTGTTGCACCATCTTGAGTTCTTCCGGGGAGAGACGGTGCAAGGTGGTGCCCGGTCCCGCCAGATCATCCAGTAGTTCGTCTTCGGTGGAGATTTCCGAAACCGAGGATTTGCCGCAATCGGTGGCCCGTTTCAAGATGGTATTGATGGCGGCCCAGATGGTGGTCTCGCTGCGTCCTCCCGGCGCGGAATGGCTGAGAAATTCCAGCACGTGGGAGACCGGCATGCGTTCCAGGCACAGCAGACGATAGACCTCTTCCAGGAACGGCCCCTGATCGGCGATCCATTGGGGAATGTGGAGGCGTCCGAACCGGACTCTGGAAAAGTCTTCCAGCATGCGCCAGGCAATCTGGGTGAAGAAGGTGGCAAAAGAGGCGGTGGCACGACCTTCGTAGGCCCGCAGGGGGCCCCAATTGTTTTTCGCCATGGCTTCTTGGGTAAAGAGCATGGCCTCGTCGGCCACATTGGCATCGACAAAGCGGCGTTTTGCAAGGGTTTCCAGGCGTTGCCACTGTTGCAGAAAAAGCTCCCGGAAATCTTTCGCGGCATCTGTCACAGCAAGGTCTGCTCTTTGGGAAAAGGCCAACAAAAAAATCAGGTTGTGGATACGCGTACATTCTAGCCAAGGGTATGCGAAAAAGAAAGCCATGCCAGGCGTTTCCCTCCTTCCGGAATGGTCAGATCCAAGCCGCCAAAAAAAATTCAAAAGACCCGACAATATCGGAAACGGGTGCCGTCCATATTGGCAAGACCGAAGCACAAGGCGGTTGAACCAACAATCCAAGTCGATTGAACGACATAAAACCATACACGATAAAGGGAAGAAAACGATGAACAAGATTGGTGTGCGCATGGCGGTGATGATGGCTTCTTTTGTTCTGTCCGGTGTGGCCATCGCCGGCCATGAAACGTCTGCCACTGGTGCTGCCGGGCAAACGGTGGCCGCGGCAGCCGACGCCAAGAAATCGCCCCAGGAGACGGGAAAAGGGGTGACCGGAGCGGAGGCGAAGCAGAATACGGCCAAGGCGGGCACCGAAGCCCCCGCCACCGGCGTGGCCGGGCAAACGGTGGCCGCGGCGGTGGATGGCAAAGGTACTCCCAACGAAGTCGGCAAAGCCGCGGCGGTGACGGAGACGAAAACAACGGCCATGACCGATGGCAAAAAGGCTCCTCAGACTGCCGGCAAGGGTGTGACGGTGGCGGATGCCAAGGATGCCAAGAAGAACGCCCAGCCGGATGCGAACCAATCCAAACCCGACGCCGCAGCCAAGGGGGAGGCCAAAACCAAGGCCCCCGCGCCAACCGGTGCGAAGGACGGCAATGCCAGAAAATAGTGTTTGTCGGTTGCCGACCAAGCACTAAAGATCGGGAATGGTCACTGGCATTCATTGGGTGATCGGTTTTTCCGGTCTGGCTCCGGGGGGCGTCAAACGCCCCCCTCAACTCCTGGACCGATGGCAGACTTCAACCGGATCATTTTTTTGAGGGAGACAGGCACATGAAAACATGGATGGCGGGACTGGTTGTGGCAGGCTTGTTGACAATGCCGGCCTTGGCCCGGGCAGATGGTGGGGGTTTTGGTACCGGGATCGGAGCCTTGGGTGGCGCTTTGGTGGGCAGTCTGTCCGGCCCCCACAAGAATCAGGCGGAAAACGCCATGATCGGCGCTTTCGCCGGAGGGTTGCTGGGAAGCATGATCGATCATCAGGATCGGCATTACGTCCCATCCACCACTTACGGGAACACCTATTGGAGCGGAGCGGGCTATGTGGTGACCGAACCGTCGGCCCGGAGTGTGATCGTGCATCAACCCGCTCCCCGGTACGGGATCGTGCATTCCGAGCGGGCCTATTATCGGGACTGGGCGCCACGGGAGCGTCATCATTGGAGAGAGGACCGGCACCATCACAGAGACCATCGTTGGTAGC
It encodes:
- the sfsA gene encoding DNA/RNA nuclease SfsA; its protein translation is MDFSTPLVSATFLRRYHRFLADFQAQDGTIMTAHCANTGSMMGLLHPGASAMLSRADHSKRKLAYTWELVHEHNSWVGIHTGRTNAIVREALERQGLPSLLAYQTIQSEVAVADKSRLDFRLDGDRLPPCFLEVKSVTLRQGNLAVFPDAVTERGRRHLEVLAQLKRNGARSVLLFVVQREDCHGFRPAGAIDPAYAATLRDVVQAGVEILVQGCRVGPGGITLHHPIPWDLA
- a CDS encoding TIGR00645 family protein, with the translated sequence MTTTHEQNHSTCAAQNKKYPTQPLADFIFLSRWLQAPLYLGLIVAQGYYVYRFFVELVEIFHKPNMSENDAVILILGLIDVVMISNLLVMIIVAGYETFVSRLRVHEHPDCPEWLSHSNPNIMKVKLAMALIGISSIHLLKTFINIEHVPQQVALWQCIIHMIFLVSTLALAWTGKITDGAAGHSTDNH
- a CDS encoding response regulator, which gives rise to MNILIVDDNPINRKMLLEYLARYGHCDIASNGVDAVDQFEAEFTTGNPYDLVLLDLMMPRMNGQNALRKIRAIERQYSVPPRDQAVVIIVTAVGSPEDVLKTTEFDRNTDLIKKPVKQSELVAKMKAHGLL
- a CDS encoding response regulator; this translates as MEKVLVVEDSKAFAALLKKEIEARLPMLEVVLAADQRSAIKAIKKEEKPFLLGILDLNLLDAPNGEIVDAVMARNVPVIILTSTFSEQLQKQLHSKRVLDFFVKTNIGTIHSVIYFIERFYRNGSVKALVVDDSRSSRMLLLAYLQRYRFVTLEASNGSEALTILQREPTIQLVLTDYNMPGMDGFELTKKIRSMHSRDKVAIIGLSAQGDPLLSSKFLKHGASDFINKPFQPEELICRIFQNIDIIEQIETISEAAQQAKNASQFKSTFLANMSHEIRTPMNAIIGMTDLVLATPLPPEQQTRIKIVQSSADDLLALINNILDISKIEAGQITLERIPFNLRERIENTTEILAIKAQQKGIELWSHIAPGVPEMLLGDPHRLHQILLNLFNNAIKFTEFGEIVLRVDTVPGPDDNPDDVSLHCCVTDTGIGIPPDRLEMIFGRFTQADGSTTRQYGGTGLGLAISKHLVEWIGGRIWVESREGQGSRFHFTGHFGHARSGNPPSSQPESPLAGVRVLLGSGHDTSRLIVGEMLVGLGAVVTEATSAEAVSSALGHPLDLLLLDHRLLLTGCPDWKGLILALLPTTMRVEDLPMGNRPPGMAVIHKPVRRLELLKAVERLLGRRSDPQTDEAIALQPVGGEPLHILLVDDKPINQQVAIDILQRVGHAVTAVGNGKEALSAWEQHIFDLILMDLHMPDMDGYEATRRIRAVEQARQETTRIPIVAVTASVMSGEKEKCLQCGMDDFLGKPYRANELLTLAGRFGKRLKPPVKRPATGRIPPLLDGSLDPQQAAMGRLAFLAETPGILSTLRQTLAGPEPQQARQTIEPLKNLASEAGAVYFKMLVTRLGTALLSEHWEDASQLLTTLEGVHRQTLLAIPITGAQT
- a CDS encoding M48 family metalloprotease, producing MLTLAATLVLMAWPARAELSQINDLSALLEKKYGFVDPGADPQVARIQTIFERVQDVADRRGNRRPQLHILNKTEVPWAIALPDGQILLSMGAVDLCYRNVSQAQGDTRIAFVLGHELAHLAKNDFWDKEVYQAIAKESQSGASRNRPISDTTSADLRQRQATGWSKETEADDFGFLYAGIAGYPVQTLFGQSGKPQDNFFALWSSQAGSDRALLHGLHPPPEEREAFLRERLKRLTKAIAFFRFGLRLASVGQCEPAILLFRQFLQIFPAREVYNNLGACHLQRAQQALQPSVPPGAYWMPLLFDPSSRAEPLIAGHPVPPQEGTPTIPLGLPDKTGHELELAVDYLEQAAAADAAYLPARLNLATAHFYRGDLLKARSALKDALDMAPHNRDVMGWHALVLFLDSQANGLGEAALPPLTRLASQTDAPASLLFNHAILSKKMGKPTRSQWRRLASRPTPLPERHARTACALAKISCATLRASQEKRFPWPLPVQPGTDLDTTNRNTLFAGWQVSPLGWLQEKKQGIAYRRGEEVEVLDRDGYVTMVVLKGGILGTTQTLKKKMGPPAHIRPLADGEVWNYGPRWAFLIRDGRVREAWVIHKP
- a CDS encoding sigma-70 family RNA polymerase sigma factor, with amino-acid sequence MTDAAKDFRELFLQQWQRLETLAKRRFVDANVADEAMLFTQEAMAKNNWGPLRAYEGRATASFATFFTQIAWRMLEDFSRVRFGRLHIPQWIADQGPFLEEVYRLLCLERMPVSHVLEFLSHSAPGGRSETTIWAAINTILKRATDCGKSSVSEISTEDELLDDLAGPGTTLHRLSPEELKMVQQREEILLAVHRFLTSDAAIPASEGQSGRIVLEKLNAMLKLDSEERLLLKLLYQDCLEVDAAARLLGLNGNQVYGRQRRLLARIRKALEQAGLAEMVHGLLTPEHDF
- a CDS encoding glycine zipper 2TM domain-containing protein, encoding MKTWMAGLVVAGLLTMPALARADGGGFGTGIGALGGALVGSLSGPHKNQAENAMIGAFAGGLLGSMIDHQDRHYVPSTTYGNTYWSGAGYVVTEPSARSVIVHQPAPRYGIVHSERAYYRDWAPRERHHWREDRHHHRDHRW